A window from Citrus sinensis cultivar Valencia sweet orange chromosome 5, DVS_A1.0, whole genome shotgun sequence encodes these proteins:
- the LOC102607480 gene encoding uncharacterized protein LOC102607480 — protein sequence MPFSSYLSKFPLYLPRPHGSRFESDVYVNSWDPTISKLLVSISTLCNQRKMYLLRSDVKSGRRNELKHGKAVVLRKGLFRDIKNSTGPYGGEALAATQESVKARDSKIRCMAELNFCS from the exons ATGCCATTCTCGAGCTATCTCTCAAAATTTCCTCTTTATCTCCCACGCCCACATGGATCACGTT TTGAATCTGATGTCTATGTCAACAGCTGGGATCCTACTATATCAAAATTGTTGGTGTCGATATCAACTCTGTGcaatcaaagaaaaatgtatCTTTTACGGAGTGATGTTAAAAGTGGGAGAAGAAACGAG TTGAAGCATGGGAAGGCAGTTGTGCTTCGTAAAGGGCTATTTCGGGATATCAAGAATTCCACCGGCCCCTATGGTGGAGAAGCACTGGCAGCAACCCAGGAATCAGTAAAAGCACGAGATTCAAAAATTAGATGCATGGCAGAACTCAATTTTTGTAGTTGA